One Pseudomonas sp. HOU2 genomic window carries:
- a CDS encoding MFS transporter: MLLPILLLSAAGFTVLTTEFVIVGLLPAIARDLAVTIPQAGLLVTLFAFTVAMFGPFLTAYFARFERRKLFITILIMFGLANTVAALAPNIWVMAIARLIPALGLPVFWALASETAVDIVGPDHAGRAIAKIGFGIVCATVFGIPVGTLISDAFGWRSAFAILAVIAFAKALLLFVYLPKTSLHQHQVSFASQFKILRNPLMIGHVVLSILVFSGMFTAYTYLADILERLAGFSGTVVGWCLMGFGAVGLIGNSLGGRAVDRHPLGASVLFCAFMIAGMVSLVPNIHSTVGLAVAMGIWGITQAALFLVSHVRLMKAAPEAPAFAASLNIAGANLGIGLGAMIGGRVIDSAGLGFLGFAAAGFILLSVFLAMVLMTLKPREACVQAS, encoded by the coding sequence ATGCTGTTGCCCATTCTTCTGTTGTCCGCCGCCGGATTCACGGTGCTGACCACAGAATTCGTCATCGTCGGCCTGTTGCCGGCCATTGCCCGTGACCTGGCGGTAACCATTCCGCAGGCGGGTTTGCTGGTGACTCTATTCGCTTTCACGGTGGCGATGTTCGGTCCATTTTTGACCGCGTATTTCGCCCGGTTCGAGCGGCGCAAGCTGTTCATCACCATTCTGATCATGTTCGGCCTGGCCAACACCGTTGCGGCGCTGGCGCCGAACATCTGGGTCATGGCCATTGCCCGTCTGATTCCGGCGCTCGGCCTGCCGGTGTTCTGGGCCTTGGCCAGTGAGACCGCAGTCGACATCGTCGGCCCGGATCACGCTGGCCGCGCGATTGCCAAGATCGGCTTCGGCATTGTTTGCGCGACGGTGTTCGGCATTCCGGTGGGCACGTTGATTTCCGATGCGTTCGGCTGGCGCAGTGCGTTCGCGATTCTGGCGGTGATCGCTTTCGCCAAGGCCTTGCTGCTGTTTGTTTACCTGCCGAAAACCAGCCTGCACCAGCATCAGGTCAGTTTCGCTTCGCAGTTCAAGATCCTGCGCAACCCGCTGATGATCGGTCATGTCGTATTGTCGATCCTGGTGTTCAGCGGCATGTTCACCGCTTACACCTATCTGGCCGACATCCTTGAGCGTCTGGCCGGGTTCAGTGGCACGGTGGTTGGCTGGTGCCTGATGGGCTTCGGTGCGGTCGGGCTGATCGGCAACTCGCTGGGCGGCCGTGCGGTGGATCGTCATCCGTTGGGCGCCTCGGTGCTGTTCTGCGCGTTCATGATTGCCGGCATGGTCTCGCTGGTGCCGAACATTCACTCGACGGTGGGGCTGGCGGTGGCCATGGGCATCTGGGGTATCACCCAGGCTGCACTGTTTCTGGTCAGCCATGTACGGCTGATGAAAGCCGCACCAGAAGCGCCAGCCTTTGCCGCCTCGCTGAATATCGCCGGGGCCAACCTCGGGATCGGCCTCGGTGCGATGATCGGCGGACGGGTGATCGACAGTGCCGGCCTCGGCTTTCTGGGGTTCGCCGCTGCCGGTTTCATTTTGTTGTCGGTGTTCCTTGCCATGGTGTTGATGACGCTCAAGCCGCGCGAAGCGTGCGTCCAGGCGTCATAA